From Triticum aestivum cultivar Chinese Spring chromosome 4A, IWGSC CS RefSeq v2.1, whole genome shotgun sequence, a single genomic window includes:
- the LOC123082822 gene encoding uncharacterized protein, translating into MGAALSRRLATTVCASPPALPNELIEEILFRLPPDDPACLLHASLICKAWSHTASRPGFRRRLHKHHGAAPVLGFLHDWNDERIPHFVPTAAPSFSLAAPDWRSWRAIDCRHGRALFRSKDSWELLVWEPITGAQQRLALPPAFEIFSPGYAVFCAADGCDHRDCLGGPFGVAFVFCIEDEDADDEKYVTSVRVYSSEHGTWGQLISMRSEFMISFENSSSGLLIGRSLLYFLSDGGSILECDLARHGLTEFDAPNHESGSNAERFTLMVSEDGGLGLCEELDVRLKLWTREVSDRTDARWVLNRVIHLHNLLPKGTRVNAETRPIVLGFAEGANVIFANTFSGLFTIELQSDRVKKVCHNRRSCNLIPIVSFYTPVDRGEYQDLLSSIPSQEVGDVEGGEEVKTEDEAHQLLDKGSNTMKEWCFVDTFERLSHDLNTRVPCQGEGAPEGSSALNTHGCALLSKDSFGDVPKSSPNEELVKGTTNIDDDGSSMILCSNVEGASPSEKDLKEQIPKQKQEEERKGQHKEKK; encoded by the exons ATGGGAGCAGCTCTATCGCGCCGCCTAGCAACCACCGTGTgcgcctcgccgccggcgctcCCCAACGAGCTCATCGAAGAGATCCTTTTCCGCCTCCCGCCCGACGACCCGGCCTgcctcctccacgcctccctcATCTGCAAGGCCTGGAGCCACACCGCCTCCCGCCCTGGATTCCGACGTCGCCTCCACAAGCACCACGGGGCAGCCCCCGTGCTCGGCTTCCTCCACGACTGGAACGACGAGCGCATCCCCCACTTCGtccccaccgccgccccctccTTCTCCCTGGCCGCGCCGGACTGGCGCTCCTGGCGGGCCATCGACTGCCGCCATGGCCGCGCCCTCTTCCGCTCCAAGGACTCCTGGGAGCTCCTCGTGTGGGAGCCAATCACGGGCGCCCAGCAGCGCCTAGCGCTGCCCCCGGCGTTTGAGATCTTCTCGCCGGGCTATGCCGTCTTCTGCGCGGCCGATGGGTGCGACCACCGCGACTGCCTCGGGGGCCCTTTCGGCGTGGCCTTCGTCTTCTGCATCGAGGACGAAGATGCTGACGACGAGAAGTATGTCACGTCGGTGCGCGTATACTCGTCGGAGCATGGAACCTGGGGCCAACTGATCTCGATGCGCAGCGAGTTCATGATAAGCTTTGAAAATTCTTCCAGCGGCTTGCTCATTGGGAGATCCCTGCTCTACTTCTTGTCCGACGGTGGGTCGATCCTGGAGTGCGATTTAGCAAGGCATGGCTTGACTGAGTTTGACGCACCAAACCACGAGTCTGGTAGCAATGCAGAGAGATTTACTCTCATGGTGTCCGAGGACGGTGGACTGGGTCTTTGTGAAGAACTGGATGTGCGTCTCAAACTGTGGACAAGGGAGGTGAGTGACCGCACTGATGCACGATGGGTACTGAACCGGGTAATCCACTTGCATAATTTGCTCCCAAAAGGTACTCGGGTGAATGCAGAAACTAGACCGATCGTGTTGGGGTTTGCCGAGGGAGCGAATGTCATTTTCGCTAACACGTTTTCTGGGCTCTTCACAATCGAGCTACAGTCGGACCGGGTGAAGAAGGTGTGTCATAATCGTCGCTCCTGTAATTTGATTCCAATTGTCAGCTTCTACACTCCTGTGGACCGTGGCGAATACCAGGATCTGCTATCGTCGATCCCTAGTCAGGAGGTAGGTGATGTGGAGGGGGGAGAGGAGGTGAAAACAGAAGATGAGGCACATCAACTGCTTGACAAGGGGTCCAATACTATGAAGGAGTGGTGCTTTGTCGACACCTTTGAACGTCTCAGCCATGACCTCAATACCAG GGTTCCATGTCAAGGAGAAGGTGCTCCAGAGGGTTCTAGCGCACTCAACACACATGGATGTGCCTTGCTATCCAAAGATTCTTTTGGCGATGTTCCCAAGAGTTCACCAAATGAAGAATTGGTGAAGGGTACAACCAACATAGATGATGATGGTAGCTCGATGATCTTATGCAGCAATGTTGAGGGCGCTTCACCTTCGGAGAAAG ATCTGAAAGAGCAAATTCCGAAACAAAAGcaagaggaggagaggaagggtCAACACAAAGAAAAGAAGTGA